ttacctttgaattgacaaaaatgctctcatgtgcaaagcacatgaccaaatttaactgaaaaaactaactgggttaggcctaaaggataaaacgtgtatgatatgaaaacttAAAGGACAAAaatcgtcaattttgaacataaaggacagcgcctaaaaatggatataaaaataaaggacaatccttgaaattcaccctaaaaaaaataataaagacaatAAAGCTAATATAGTAACTAAATTTCACTAATAAACTATTTAGCAGATCTTAGCATAATAACAAAGAGTGATACCTGCAGTATTGCGACAGCCGCAAATTTGTCACTACTCGTTTTTGCTTCTACCGGGGGAAGATTCAATGGCTTCAACAATAGCTCCACATTCTGGTACCAACTTAAACTATATTAATaacaagagttaattactgttttcgtccctgtggtttgtcaaaaatcactatttcattACATTAGTTTAAacattgcgatttcagtccctgtggtttcactttcgtaaccatttcagtccctgaagtttcactttcgtaaccatttcaatccattattctgttaagtacaaggactgaaatggttacgaggtggactgaaatggttacgaaagtgaaaccacagggactgaaatcgcaatttttaaactaatggactgaaatagtgatttttaacaaaccacagggacgaaaacaataattaactctaATAACAATCTCGCCAAAGATCATGTATAACCAAAAAAACGGTGCACACACCTTTGTCGTGTAGCACTCGTTCCATAAAGTGTACCTCACGTCTTCAAGTTTCCCTGTTTTACAAAGGTCGTCAACGAATACTTTCACTTGGGTAGCCTGATAGAGAAAGAGAAATAAGATCGTGAATTTCAAACCGAATAAACAAGAAGGTGAAGTTACAATATGATATAGGCACTTGCATTTTTGCTGTTCTTTTGCATGTTTTCATATGGGTATCCAACAATAAAGGCAGACAGAGATAGTTTTGATATCTGCACACAAAAGACGCAAAAAATAACAAATTTTAGATGAAAAAAacaagagtaaacttccgttttgctccctgtggtttggtcactttaatggttttgctccaaacctttaaaaatagccatttcaCTCCCTGATGTTTCtgtttttttgccagtttgctccttgcctctaactccatccaaattgtttgtttttccattttgctccccgcagggagcaaactggcaacaaaaccaaaacatcagggagtaaaatggctatttttaaaggtttggggcaaacccgttaaagtgaccaaaccacagggagcaaaacggaagtttactcaaaaaACAAATAGATGTTCGAAATCAAGAGCCATTAGGAATAAAGTAGAAGTTGGCAAACTAACCAGATGTTCGAAATCAAGAGCCATCAGACCGATATTGTTTTTCTTCCTAACTAAAACGCTGCAGCATTTAAAAACGACCAATATTATCTCATGTATACTGCAAGCAAGTATGAAGCATATACTAGAAAGTAGAGTGACAGTATTACACTAGTTATATCATTATCCATAAATATTCTATTGATAATTGTGTACTTGTAACAAGTTTAAACCTTAATGGTGAAGCAACTTTATTGTCGAAATCCGAAACCGCGAGGCCAACATATCTATCACCAACATCCAAACCAAGAAATCGCCCTCGATCCACAGCACGCAGCTTCAGCAAGTCCTGGTACAAGTTGAGTGGCTTCACAAACTTCATCTATCAATCCATCATTCAGACATTAGCGCATTACATGAATTATTCCCGATACTCAATACTTAAAGTTTTAAACTCGGTAACTCACATTCCCTTGAAAAAgagacttaggggctgtttgtttacctcttaatggggctcttaatggttcagacctcttactgattcaacacttaatggttcagactgtttgtttcgcgagcagatgtctgaatggttcagacatttgcctctgaatggttaagttttatactgagtctgaatggttaagacctctaatctgaattggtcagatatttgcctctgaacggttaagcattatactagctccagtggcggatctaggattcacgCCAAGccataacgttttataaataagccgtaacgaaatcgaaaaaacatcaaatttttccaaaatttacactaaaaacgtcaaatttttcagagccaagccgtagcggaggtTACCCCCCGGTTAaggctaggtccgcccctgactagctcttaatggttcagacctcttactggttcagcacttaatgattcagacctcttactgatttagcacttaaccattcaaaagttgccaaacagccccttaatttGTTAAGATGTTAATTACCCAATGTAAGACAAGACACAAACTGTTCATATATACTTAAGTAGTACAAAAGATGCAAACTTTTCATACTTGAAATCAAGAAAATCGTTTAAGAATCCTTTTCCCAAATTCAGATTGCATTCCACTTTAAACGATTTTCTTGAAAATTCCATTTTCATGAAGATTCTCAATACAAAACTGAGTCACAAAGTAGATGGGAACTTGGTAAATCAAAATCCAATTGAAACCGAAACACGAAAGTTTGAAAATTTATGTGGGTGTGGGTCAAGAATTTCTACAAACAGTTGGTGGGCAGCAGTAAAAACACTTGATCCCAACCCAACAGATGGTTTTCACAACACAAATTAGACTGTTATATCGGTAAGGGAATGTGAGTTACTAGAATAAAAAGGTTCATACCTTAATTCAAAGACGAGATTATGCGAACCAAGACTCATACGCAATTGTCCGGACAGAAGGCACCTGAATGG
The Helianthus annuus cultivar XRQ/B chromosome 6, HanXRQr2.0-SUNRISE, whole genome shotgun sequence genome window above contains:
- the LOC110864379 gene encoding putative pre-16S rRNA nuclease isoform X4 gives rise to the protein MKFVKPLNLYQDLLKLRAVDRGRFLGLDVGDRYVGLAVSDFDNKVASPLSVLVRKKNNIGLMALDFEHLATQVKVFVDDLCKTGKLEDVRYTLWNECYTTKNVELLLKPLNLPPVEAKTSSDKFAAVAILQAYLDFVNRYAVTEESQ
- the LOC110864379 gene encoding putative pre-16S rRNA nuclease isoform X3 gives rise to the protein MKFVKPLNLYQDLLKLRAVDRGRFLGLDVGDRYVGLAVSDFDNKVASPLSVLVRKKNNIGLMALDFEHLISKLSLSAFIVGYPYENMQKNSKNATQVKVFVDDLCKTGKLEDVRYTLWNECYTTKFKLVPECGAIVEAIESSPGRSKNE
- the LOC110864379 gene encoding putative pre-16S rRNA nuclease isoform X2, yielding MKFVKPLNLYQDLLKLRAVDRGRFLGLDVGDRYVGLAVSDFDNKVASPLSVLVRKKNNIGLMALDFEHLISKLSLSAFIVGYPYENMQKNSKNATQVKVFVDDLCKTGKLEDVSLSWYQNVELLLKPLNLPPVEAKTSSDKFAAVAILQAYLDFVNRYAVTEESQ
- the LOC110864379 gene encoding putative pre-16S rRNA nuclease isoform X1, which gives rise to MKFVKPLNLYQDLLKLRAVDRGRFLGLDVGDRYVGLAVSDFDNKVASPLSVLVRKKNNIGLMALDFEHLISKLSLSAFIVGYPYENMQKNSKNATQVKVFVDDLCKTGKLEDVRYTLWNECYTTKNVELLLKPLNLPPVEAKTSSDKFAAVAILQAYLDFVNRYAVTEESQ